One window of the Reyranella humidisoli genome contains the following:
- a CDS encoding nuclear transport factor 2 family protein, translating into MTDDVTFEILHRVADAFARRDVDGIVDSFAEDGEFRNAKGPDYWGQSFKGKAAIRSYFEPLFAAASDVKWNHTSEFIHGDRAVTEWHRIATLRTGERQEWLGCDLYTFRRGLIVMKDTYIKVVVA; encoded by the coding sequence ATGACCGACGACGTCACCTTCGAGATCCTGCACCGCGTCGCTGACGCTTTCGCGCGACGCGATGTCGACGGAATTGTTGATTCCTTTGCCGAGGACGGTGAATTCCGGAACGCCAAGGGTCCCGACTATTGGGGCCAGAGCTTCAAGGGCAAGGCCGCGATCCGCAGCTACTTCGAGCCCCTGTTCGCGGCCGCCAGCGACGTGAAGTGGAACCACACCAGCGAGTTCATCCACGGCGACCGGGCCGTGACGGAGTGGCATCGCATCGCCACCCTGCGGACCGGAGAGCGGCAGGAATGGCTGGGCTGCGACCTCTACACCTTCCGCCGCGGCCTGATCGTGATGAAGGACACCTACATCAAGGTCGTCGTCGCCTAA
- a CDS encoding Lrp/AsnC family transcriptional regulator, whose amino-acid sequence MARAKLDRIDRRILSDLQSNGRMTNVELAERAGISAPPCLRRVRALERAGIIKGYHAELSPEALGYSVSVFALVGLNSQAEADLKSFEDLIEKWDEVRECHMLAGEADFLLKIVAETWDEYQKFLTTRLTSAPNVSHVKSMMVFRTAKQVPGVPISTEA is encoded by the coding sequence ATGGCTCGGGCCAAGCTCGATCGAATTGACCGGCGAATTCTAAGCGACCTGCAGTCGAACGGACGCATGACCAACGTGGAGCTGGCCGAGCGGGCCGGCATCTCCGCGCCGCCCTGCCTGAGGCGCGTCAGGGCCTTGGAACGGGCGGGCATCATCAAGGGCTACCATGCCGAACTCAGCCCCGAGGCGCTGGGCTACAGCGTATCCGTGTTCGCCCTGGTTGGCCTGAACAGCCAGGCCGAGGCCGACCTCAAGTCCTTCGAGGATTTGATCGAGAAGTGGGACGAGGTTCGCGAGTGCCACATGCTGGCCGGCGAGGCCGATTTTCTGCTGAAGATCGTCGCGGAAACCTGGGACGAGTATCAGAAATTCCTGACCACCCGGCTGACCTCGGCGCCCAACGTCAGCCACGTGAAGTCGATGATGGTGTTCCGCACCGCCAAGCAGGTGCCGGGCGTTCCCATCTCGACGGAGGCCTAG
- the trxB gene encoding thioredoxin-disulfide reductase yields MAATHRSKVMILGSGPAGYTAAIYAARASLKPMLVQGIQPGGQLTITTDVENYPGFADVIQGPWLMEQMQKQAEHVGTQLFFDTIVDVDLTRRPFVCLGDSGDRYEADSLIIATGATARWLGIPSEETFRGGGVSACATCDGFFFRGKDVVVVGGGNTAVEEALYLTHHASKVTLVHRRDSFRAEKILQDRLFKNPKVSVIWDHVVDEVLGEKTPAPIVTGARLRNVKTGAVQDIKTDGFFVAIGHSPNTELFKGKLDMDGEGYLITKPDSTATNIEGVYAAGDVQDKVFRQAVTAAGTGCMAALEAEKWLAAQEARPAQAAE; encoded by the coding sequence ATGGCAGCAACTCATCGAAGCAAGGTGATGATCCTGGGCTCGGGGCCGGCGGGATACACGGCGGCGATCTACGCAGCGCGCGCCAGCCTGAAGCCGATGCTGGTGCAGGGCATCCAGCCCGGTGGACAGCTTACGATCACGACCGACGTCGAGAATTACCCGGGCTTCGCAGACGTCATCCAGGGCCCGTGGCTCATGGAGCAGATGCAGAAGCAGGCCGAACATGTCGGCACGCAGCTTTTCTTCGACACGATCGTCGACGTTGACCTGACCCGGCGGCCGTTCGTCTGCCTGGGCGATTCCGGGGACCGCTACGAGGCCGATTCGCTCATCATCGCGACCGGCGCCACGGCGCGTTGGCTGGGCATCCCGAGCGAGGAGACGTTCCGCGGCGGCGGCGTTTCGGCCTGCGCGACCTGCGACGGCTTCTTCTTCCGTGGCAAGGATGTCGTGGTGGTCGGCGGCGGCAACACCGCGGTCGAGGAGGCGCTCTACCTCACGCATCACGCCTCCAAGGTGACGCTGGTTCATCGCCGCGACAGCTTCCGCGCCGAGAAGATTCTGCAGGATCGCCTGTTCAAGAACCCGAAGGTCAGCGTCATCTGGGATCACGTGGTGGACGAGGTGCTGGGCGAGAAGACGCCGGCCCCCATCGTCACCGGCGCGCGCCTGCGCAACGTCAAGACCGGCGCGGTGCAGGACATCAAGACCGACGGTTTCTTCGTGGCGATCGGCCACTCGCCCAATACCGAGCTGTTCAAGGGCAAGCTCGACATGGACGGCGAGGGCTACCTGATCACCAAGCCCGATTCGACCGCGACGAACATCGAAGGCGTCTATGCGGCCGGCGACGTGCAGGACAAGGTCTTTCGCCAGGCCGTTACGGCAGCGGGTACCGGCTGCATGGCTGCCCTCGAGGCCGAGAAGTGGCTGGCGGCGCAGGAGGCGCGTCCCGCACAGGCCGCCGAGTAG
- a CDS encoding LysR family transcriptional regulator codes for MDWDKLRIFQAVADAGSFTHAGESLKLSQSAISRQIGALEEQLGVMLFHRHARGLILTEQGELLYRTARDMAAKVNTAEALLRANQDKPAGRLKIHATVGFGSTWLTTQMHEFIALYPEIDVSLVLSDNELDLGMREADVAIRMVMPRQPGLVQRHLLTVRSHVYASHGYVQKYGKPATIEELDQHRLIIFGEDARAPVQDVNWLLREGNADQNPRLVVLRVNNTYGIFRAVESGLGIASLPDYLARESTKLEMLLPDLNVRTTDVYFTYPEELRHSKRIAVFRDFLLRKVAETRF; via the coding sequence ATGGACTGGGACAAGCTGCGCATATTCCAGGCCGTGGCGGACGCCGGCAGCTTCACCCATGCCGGTGAATCGCTGAAGCTCAGCCAGTCGGCGATCTCGCGCCAGATCGGCGCGCTCGAGGAACAGCTTGGCGTCATGCTGTTCCATCGGCATGCGCGCGGCCTGATCCTCACCGAACAGGGCGAACTGCTCTATCGGACCGCGCGCGACATGGCCGCCAAGGTCAATACTGCGGAGGCGCTGCTGCGCGCCAACCAGGACAAGCCCGCCGGGCGGCTCAAGATCCACGCCACCGTGGGCTTCGGCTCGACCTGGCTGACCACGCAGATGCACGAGTTCATCGCGCTCTATCCCGAGATCGACGTAAGCCTCGTCCTGTCGGACAACGAACTGGACCTTGGCATGCGCGAAGCCGACGTGGCCATCCGCATGGTCATGCCGCGCCAGCCCGGCCTGGTTCAGCGCCACCTGCTGACGGTCCGCAGTCACGTCTATGCCTCGCACGGCTATGTGCAGAAGTACGGCAAGCCGGCCACCATCGAGGAACTGGACCAGCACCGTCTCATCATCTTCGGTGAGGACGCGCGGGCGCCGGTTCAGGACGTGAACTGGCTGCTGCGCGAGGGTAATGCCGACCAGAATCCGCGGCTGGTGGTGCTGCGGGTCAACAATACCTACGGCATCTTCCGGGCAGTCGAGTCCGGTCTGGGGATCGCCTCGCTCCCGGATTATCTGGCGCGCGAATCCACCAAGCTCGAAATGCTCCTGCCGGACCTGAATGTCCGGACGACGGATGTCTATTTCACCTATCCGGAGGAGTTGAGGCACTCCAAGCGCATCGCGGTCTTCCGTGATTTCCTGCTGCGGAAGGTGGCGGAGACCCGTTTTTAA
- a CDS encoding DUF6492 family protein: MFSEVRQGILPIALRNIKRRGDLERAGLLIESLAKHWRDSKPFELLVIAPNGDAGLLRNELPRFPNINVSVRREGDFFRPLSPFYWMTGWYRQQIVKLHVPAVLGFGGFLTLDSDVCCVGDFDSQTFLQHDRALSRWEPKQHHEWWRSAAEVIGIPYDPRAHGLSVTPNILHGDLARQALTRLQGRYLGATTSLLLKLVSRPGHVPWTEYSLYTSAAEINGTLYDYHAEWDTCYTADVHLFSEKSCIWGADDFERLVNLPNGTDPGGKFIIVQSHARIPLQQVRDYCLSFAG; the protein is encoded by the coding sequence ATGTTCTCTGAAGTCAGGCAAGGAATCCTTCCGATCGCTCTGCGCAATATCAAGCGCCGGGGCGACCTCGAACGGGCAGGGCTACTGATCGAATCGCTGGCCAAGCACTGGCGGGACAGCAAGCCGTTCGAACTTCTGGTCATCGCGCCCAACGGCGATGCCGGCCTGCTGCGCAACGAACTGCCGCGCTTTCCGAACATCAACGTGAGTGTCCGCCGCGAGGGCGATTTCTTCCGGCCGTTAAGCCCGTTCTACTGGATGACCGGCTGGTACCGGCAACAGATCGTAAAGTTGCACGTGCCGGCAGTATTGGGCTTCGGCGGCTTCCTGACCCTCGATTCCGACGTCTGTTGCGTCGGCGACTTCGATTCGCAGACCTTCCTCCAGCACGACCGTGCCTTGTCGCGCTGGGAACCCAAGCAGCATCACGAATGGTGGCGGAGTGCCGCCGAGGTGATCGGTATCCCTTACGATCCGAGGGCGCATGGGCTTTCCGTCACGCCGAACATCCTGCATGGCGATCTCGCCCGGCAGGCTTTGACCCGACTGCAAGGCCGTTATCTCGGCGCGACGACGTCTCTGCTGCTGAAGCTGGTGAGCCGGCCCGGCCATGTGCCGTGGACCGAGTACTCGCTCTACACCAGCGCGGCCGAGATCAACGGCACGCTCTACGACTATCACGCCGAGTGGGACACCTGTTACACGGCCGACGTCCACCTCTTCTCCGAGAAGTCTTGTATCTGGGGCGCCGATGACTTCGAGCGGCTGGTGAATCTGCCGAACGGAACCGATCCCGGCGGCAAGTTCATCATCGTGCAGAGCCATGCGCGCATCCCGCTCCAGCAGGTGCGCGACTACTGCCTGAGTTTTGCCGGTTAG
- a CDS encoding CaiB/BaiF CoA transferase family protein: MNTASGPLAGIKVVEFGQNLAGPYCGQILAFLGAEVIKVERPEGDDARKWGPPFVEGDATGFIALNRGKKSITCDLADPAQREALIERIGAADIFVHNLRADVPAKFGFDGATLTKRFPRLIYADLGAFGHAGPWKDRPGYEPIIQAVAGLISLNGDPTGPEARIGVSIIDLSTGMWTAIGVLAALARRTATGEGSRVNTSLFESGLMWASNHVAGWSVTGKMPPRQGTGHPSLTPYQAFECSDGPLMICPGNDRLWRKFAEALGHPEWPDEERFRTNVQRAERRELLLGMIADIMKEHPRAHWAAKLDALGVPNGPLNSVPQVMELAQVAALAMFVQPYAGSNALFHGLPLSIDGERAGGMEKAPKVGEHNGKT; encoded by the coding sequence ATGAACACCGCGTCGGGGCCCCTTGCCGGCATCAAGGTCGTCGAGTTCGGCCAGAACCTGGCCGGCCCTTACTGCGGCCAGATCCTGGCCTTCCTCGGCGCCGAGGTGATCAAGGTCGAGCGGCCCGAGGGCGACGACGCCCGCAAATGGGGTCCTCCCTTCGTCGAGGGCGACGCCACCGGCTTCATCGCGCTGAACCGCGGCAAGAAGTCGATCACCTGCGACCTCGCCGATCCGGCGCAACGCGAGGCGCTGATCGAGCGCATCGGAGCCGCCGACATCTTCGTCCACAATCTGCGCGCCGACGTACCGGCCAAGTTCGGCTTCGACGGGGCCACTCTCACGAAGCGCTTTCCGCGCCTGATCTATGCCGATCTCGGCGCCTTCGGTCATGCCGGCCCGTGGAAGGACCGGCCGGGCTACGAGCCGATCATCCAGGCGGTGGCCGGCCTCATCTCGTTGAACGGCGATCCCACGGGGCCCGAGGCGCGCATCGGCGTGTCGATCATCGACCTGTCGACCGGCATGTGGACGGCGATCGGCGTGCTGGCGGCGCTGGCCAGGCGCACGGCCACCGGCGAGGGCAGCCGGGTGAACACCTCGCTGTTCGAGAGCGGGCTGATGTGGGCGTCGAACCATGTCGCAGGCTGGTCGGTGACCGGCAAGATGCCCCCGCGCCAGGGGACCGGCCATCCGTCTCTGACGCCCTACCAGGCGTTCGAGTGCAGCGACGGACCGCTGATGATCTGCCCCGGCAACGACCGCCTGTGGCGCAAGTTCGCCGAAGCGCTCGGCCATCCCGAATGGCCGGACGAGGAGCGGTTCAGAACCAATGTCCAACGCGCGGAGCGGCGCGAACTGCTGCTGGGCATGATCGCCGACATCATGAAGGAACACCCGCGCGCCCATTGGGCGGCAAAGCTCGATGCGCTGGGCGTGCCCAACGGGCCGCTGAACTCGGTGCCGCAGGTGATGGAACTGGCGCAGGTAGCGGCGCTGGCAATGTTCGTCCAGCCCTATGCCGGCTCGAATGCCCTGTTCCATGGGCTGCCGCTCAGCATCGACGGCGAGCGCGCCGGCGGCATGGAAAAGGCGCCGAAGGTCGGCGAGCATAACGGCAAGACTTGA
- a CDS encoding acyl-CoA dehydrogenase family protein, translating to MDFEPNEEQQMLIEQVRRFVREEIIPLEAGLDPDASELDPADHARLVEKTKAMGLFGIDIPKEYGGPDIDIVTRVLLAIEMAQHRAGLYVPCYGTFGGAGLAQIFEANDDQKERYLYPTLRGEKKAFFGLTEPSGGSDPARAIQTKAERKDNGWVLNGAKIFISNADRAQYGIVFARTDSSKGRAGITCFIIDSDTPGFHVRRVVHTLRSSHYATELEFKDCWVSDHQVLGEVNKGFAVANDRLTRQRIPYAAGCIGVAIAAHEMAIEWAKMRSTFGEKLSHRQAVQWMLVDNEIDIRTARHFTLEAAEKARRGLPFKIEASIAKLTASEGGGRVVDRAMQIHGGMGMTKDLPLERWYREMRIRRVGEGPSEVQRMVIAREILGSNLR from the coding sequence ATGGATTTCGAGCCCAACGAAGAACAGCAGATGCTGATCGAACAGGTTCGCCGGTTCGTGCGGGAAGAGATCATCCCGCTCGAGGCCGGGCTCGATCCTGACGCTTCCGAGCTCGATCCGGCGGATCACGCGCGGTTGGTCGAGAAGACCAAGGCGATGGGCCTGTTCGGAATCGACATCCCGAAGGAGTATGGCGGACCCGACATCGACATTGTGACGCGCGTGCTGCTCGCCATCGAGATGGCCCAGCATCGCGCCGGCCTCTATGTCCCCTGCTACGGCACCTTCGGCGGCGCCGGCCTCGCCCAGATATTCGAGGCCAACGACGACCAGAAGGAGCGCTACCTCTATCCGACGCTGCGCGGTGAGAAGAAGGCGTTCTTCGGCCTCACCGAGCCGTCGGGCGGCAGCGATCCGGCGCGCGCGATCCAGACCAAGGCCGAGCGCAAGGACAATGGCTGGGTGCTGAACGGCGCCAAGATCTTCATCTCCAATGCCGACCGCGCGCAGTACGGCATCGTCTTCGCCCGCACCGATTCGTCGAAGGGTCGCGCCGGCATCACCTGCTTCATAATCGACAGCGACACGCCGGGCTTCCATGTGCGTCGCGTCGTTCACACCTTGCGCTCCTCGCACTATGCGACCGAGCTCGAGTTCAAGGATTGCTGGGTCTCGGACCACCAGGTGCTGGGCGAGGTGAACAAGGGTTTCGCGGTCGCCAACGATCGCCTGACCCGCCAGCGCATTCCCTACGCTGCAGGCTGTATCGGCGTCGCCATCGCCGCGCACGAAATGGCAATCGAATGGGCCAAGATGCGTTCGACCTTCGGCGAAAAGCTGTCGCATCGCCAGGCCGTGCAATGGATGCTGGTCGACAACGAGATCGACATTCGCACCGCCCGCCACTTCACGCTCGAAGCCGCCGAGAAGGCGCGGCGCGGCCTGCCCTTCAAGATCGAGGCCTCCATCGCCAAGCTCACGGCCTCGGAAGGCGGCGGCCGCGTGGTCGATCGTGCCATGCAGATCCACGGCGGCATGGGCATGACCAAGGACCTGCCGCTGGAGCGCTGGTATCGCGAGATGCGAATCCGCCGGGTCGGCGAAGGGCCAAGCGAAGTGCAGCGCATGGTGATCGCGCGCGAGATCCTGGGGAGTAACCTGCGATGA
- a CDS encoding DUF7508 domain-containing protein, giving the protein MSIRLRLDKPWRPLTAEEIARLPGQLGVYQLADASGAILCIGQAGARAPFGLRSELQRELAERGAGHQFRVEVNQQYRTRWFELLMVHKADHGSLPPDNAKNPPALGRLSPN; this is encoded by the coding sequence ATGTCGATCAGGCTCCGCCTCGACAAGCCGTGGCGGCCCCTGACGGCCGAGGAGATTGCCCGCCTGCCGGGCCAGCTCGGCGTCTACCAGCTCGCCGACGCCTCGGGCGCCATCCTTTGTATCGGCCAGGCCGGCGCCCGCGCGCCGTTCGGCCTGCGCAGCGAATTGCAGCGCGAACTCGCCGAGCGTGGAGCCGGCCACCAGTTCCGCGTCGAGGTGAACCAGCAGTACCGCACGCGCTGGTTCGAGCTGCTGATGGTGCACAAGGCCGATCACGGCAGCCTTCCGCCCGACAATGCAAAGAACCCGCCTGCCTTGGGTCGGTTGAGCCCGAATTGA
- a CDS encoding enoyl-CoA hydratase/isomerase family protein encodes MSKVIIEKSGPVKTIWMNRPEKRNALDSELMREMIEALQAPVAPDDRVVVIRGKGDVFCAGLDMAERRETIGGGNASGIEVMLRAVELCPLPVVAVVHGDAIAGGNELALHCDLVVASEKARFGMSLAQVGLAPNWFLAKKLMEVLGPVTTREMLLLGDPLPSTKLHALGLIARCVPADQLEAEASKVVDRLAANAPLSLKAMKALTVKQLEFRDGIKHDDVDTLVQAAMKSQDAQEGMKARLEKRTAKFQGK; translated from the coding sequence ATGAGCAAGGTCATCATCGAGAAGAGCGGCCCGGTCAAAACCATCTGGATGAACCGGCCGGAGAAGCGCAACGCACTCGACAGCGAGCTGATGCGCGAGATGATCGAGGCGCTGCAGGCGCCGGTCGCCCCCGACGATCGCGTGGTCGTCATCCGCGGCAAGGGCGACGTGTTCTGCGCCGGCCTCGACATGGCGGAGCGGCGCGAGACGATCGGCGGCGGCAATGCCAGCGGCATCGAGGTGATGCTGCGCGCGGTTGAACTCTGTCCGCTCCCCGTCGTGGCTGTCGTCCATGGCGACGCCATCGCCGGCGGTAACGAGCTGGCGCTTCATTGCGATCTCGTGGTGGCGAGCGAGAAGGCCCGCTTCGGCATGTCACTGGCCCAGGTCGGCCTCGCGCCCAACTGGTTCCTGGCCAAGAAGCTGATGGAAGTGCTGGGGCCGGTGACGACACGCGAGATGCTGCTGCTGGGCGATCCCCTGCCCTCGACCAAGCTGCATGCGCTGGGCCTGATCGCCCGCTGCGTGCCGGCCGACCAGCTCGAGGCCGAGGCCTCGAAGGTCGTCGACCGGCTGGCTGCCAATGCGCCGCTGTCGCTCAAGGCCATGAAGGCGCTGACGGTGAAGCAGCTCGAATTCCGCGACGGCATCAAGCACGACGACGTCGATACGCTGGTGCAGGCGGCGATGAAGAGCCAGGACGCGCAGGAAGGCATGAAAGCGCGGCTGGAGAAGCGTACTGCCAAGTTCCAGGGCAAGTAG
- a CDS encoding Bug family tripartite tricarboxylate transporter substrate binding protein: MKLNRRTTMAGAAALAAGSLSKAAFAQAFPNKPIKIVVPFAAGSATDLTARGLGAKLQDILKQPVVIENKPGASGQLGASAVATAPADGYTLMMGTNTTNAANGALFKKLSYDIDKDFAPIMRCVMGVNALVVNNDLPVKTTAELVEYAKKNPGKLNYAEASASQRLSGEMFNKLAGTKIERVPYKASPQALGDVASGQVQVMFPDLPQALTQIEAGRVRGLATTGPKRTTVTPNLPAIAEAVPGYSLVYWLAVFAPAATPKDVQKALADAIAEALKDPATAKAMTQGRMEIAPLALDEFAAYVKSETAWWTKEIQAAGIEPE; the protein is encoded by the coding sequence GTGAAACTCAACCGTCGTACGACCATGGCTGGCGCCGCCGCGCTGGCGGCAGGGTCGCTGTCCAAGGCCGCCTTCGCGCAGGCGTTTCCCAACAAGCCGATCAAGATCGTCGTCCCCTTCGCCGCCGGCAGCGCCACCGACCTGACGGCGCGTGGCCTCGGCGCCAAGCTGCAGGACATCCTGAAGCAGCCCGTCGTCATCGAGAACAAGCCGGGCGCCAGCGGCCAGCTCGGCGCCTCTGCGGTCGCGACGGCACCGGCCGACGGCTACACGCTGATGATGGGCACCAACACGACCAATGCCGCCAACGGCGCCCTGTTCAAGAAGCTGAGCTACGACATCGACAAGGATTTCGCGCCGATCATGCGCTGCGTGATGGGCGTCAACGCGCTGGTGGTGAACAACGACCTGCCGGTCAAGACCACCGCCGAGCTCGTGGAGTACGCGAAGAAGAACCCGGGCAAGCTGAACTATGCCGAGGCCAGCGCCTCGCAGCGCCTGTCGGGCGAGATGTTCAACAAGCTCGCGGGCACGAAGATCGAGCGGGTTCCGTACAAGGCCAGCCCGCAGGCGCTGGGCGACGTGGCCTCGGGCCAGGTCCAGGTGATGTTCCCCGATCTGCCGCAGGCGCTGACCCAGATCGAGGCCGGGCGCGTGCGCGGTCTCGCGACGACCGGCCCCAAGCGCACCACGGTCACGCCGAACCTGCCAGCGATCGCCGAGGCCGTGCCGGGCTATTCGCTGGTCTACTGGCTGGCCGTGTTCGCGCCGGCCGCGACGCCCAAGGACGTCCAGAAGGCGCTGGCCGACGCCATCGCCGAGGCACTGAAGGACCCCGCCACCGCCAAGGCCATGACGCAGGGCCGCATGGAGATCGCCCCGCTCGCGCTCGACGAGTTCGCGGCCTACGTGAAGTCCGAGACCGCCTGGTGGACCAAGGAAATCCAGGCCGCCGGCATCGAGCCGGAGTGA
- the msrP gene encoding protein-methionine-sulfoxide reductase catalytic subunit MsrP: protein MLIKRTKGWELPESKTTTESHFLNRRAMVRAMGLGAASLALPGPLMAQDKSADPSAGLYPAKRNDKYGVPTPMTAEKLSTTYNNFYEFGTDKSIWRDAQKLEVRPWTIKVGGMVEKPFEIGIDDLLAKVQLEERVYRFRCVETWSMIVPWSGFPVRSLVELCKPLSSAKFMVMKTLSKPTVMREQRDLLYPWPYTEGLAMDEAMNDLAFIATGLYGKPIPKQNGAPLRLVAPWKYGFKNVKSIVSVEFTDKKPKTFWEGLQSSEYGFWANVNPAVAHPRWSQATEKPLGSDQRIPTLIYNGYAEFVAGLYADRKAEKLFM, encoded by the coding sequence ATGCTGATCAAGCGCACGAAAGGCTGGGAGCTTCCGGAGTCGAAGACGACGACGGAGAGCCACTTTCTCAATCGACGCGCGATGGTGCGGGCGATGGGGCTCGGTGCGGCCTCGCTCGCCCTGCCTGGGCCGTTGATGGCGCAGGACAAGTCGGCCGATCCGTCGGCCGGACTGTATCCCGCCAAGCGCAACGACAAGTATGGCGTGCCGACGCCGATGACAGCCGAGAAGCTGTCCACGACCTACAATAACTTCTACGAGTTCGGCACCGACAAGAGCATCTGGCGCGACGCCCAGAAGCTCGAGGTGCGGCCCTGGACCATCAAGGTCGGCGGCATGGTCGAGAAGCCCTTCGAGATCGGCATCGACGATCTCCTGGCCAAGGTGCAGCTCGAGGAACGTGTCTATCGCTTCCGCTGCGTCGAGACCTGGTCGATGATCGTGCCGTGGAGCGGCTTTCCGGTGCGCTCGCTGGTCGAGCTCTGCAAGCCGCTCAGCAGCGCCAAGTTCATGGTCATGAAGACGCTGTCGAAGCCCACGGTGATGCGCGAGCAGCGTGACCTCCTCTACCCCTGGCCCTACACCGAGGGCCTGGCGATGGACGAGGCGATGAACGATCTCGCCTTCATCGCCACCGGTCTCTACGGCAAGCCGATCCCCAAGCAGAACGGCGCGCCGCTGCGCCTCGTGGCACCCTGGAAGTACGGTTTCAAGAACGTGAAGTCGATCGTCAGCGTCGAGTTCACCGACAAGAAGCCCAAGACCTTCTGGGAAGGGCTGCAATCCAGCGAATACGGCTTCTGGGCCAATGTGAACCCTGCGGTCGCCCACCCCCGCTGGAGCCAGGCCACCGAGAAGCCGCTGGGCAGCGACCAGCGCATCCCGACCCTGATCTACAACGGTTACGCCGAGTTCGTCGCCGGGCTCTACGCCGACCGCAAGGCGGAAAAGCTGTTCATGTAG